AGGTTATTTATTGCTTGCTACTGCGATAACTCCAAAGCAATATAGTTTAAAAGAAGGAGATATACCTAGAGTAGATATAAAAGCACCAAGAGATACCGTAGATGAAAAAGCTACTAAAGAAAAGGAAGAGCAAGCTCTTGAAAAAGTGGGGAAACAATATACATTAAGACCTGAAGTTAAAAAAGAAGCGGAAGAAAACACTAAAGCTTTATTTGAAAAACTAATAACCCTAAGTACTAATTCTACAGTTGATGCAAATTCTACAGTTGATGCAAAAGAAAGTGAAAAAATAACTGAACTAAAGAAGTTAACATCATTTCAGTTGACAGAAGAACAATGTAAGGTACTAATAGGTATTACAAAAGACAATTTAGCAGATTTAGAAATAAAAACAATTAATATAATTAATAAGGTATATGAAAAAAATATAAATGAAAATGATGAGGTTGCTATCCAAGGCGCAAGAGGAGCTGCTATATTAGAAATAGATACTTTAAAGTTAGATAATGAAGTATCAAGCACATTAAAGCCTATTATTCAAACTCAAATAAATGCAAATGTTTTTTTTGATGAAGAAAAGACAAATGAAACAATACAAGAAGCTCAAAAAAATATATCTAAAGTTATAATAAAGCAAAATCAGATTATAGTGAAAGAAGGAGAACCTGTAACTCAAGATCAGATAGATATCTTATCAGACTTAGGAATGTTAAATGATGAAAATGAAACAGTATATCTATATGTATATTTAGCACTTGCTGTGTTTTTAGCAATAGTTCTATTTCTTCAATATAATTATATTAAGTTAAATTATAAAGAGATATTTAAAAGTACTAAAAAATTGATTTTAATAAGCGTTATAAATTTGATTTCACTAATACTTGCTAGAACAATAGGAATTATATCACCATTTTTAATTCCATTTGCTTGTGCACCTATGATGCTTACATTATTATTAAATTATAAAATATCACTTGTAATTAGTACTTTAAACATAATAATCATAGGTGCACTAAATGGATTTGATGTTCAAGTTATGTTACTTGGTATTGTAAGTTCAATATTAGGTGCTACATTGTTAAAGAAGATGCAACAAAGAAATGAATTATTATATTCAACAGTAAATATTGCAGTAGTTAGTGCAATACTGACATTATCCACAGGAATATTAATATCAAGTAATCTTCGAGATGTATTAATAAAGGCTGGTATTACAGTTATAGGAGGCCTTTTATCAGGTATATTTGCACTAGGAATATTACCATTTTTAGAAGGAATGTTTAATGAGGTTACAACTTTAAAGTTATTAGAATTATCAAATCCTAATAATCCACTTTTGAAAAAATTATTAATGGAAGCACCAGGCACATATCATCATAGTATGCTTGTTGCAAATCTTGCCGAGATGGCAGCAGAAGAAGTTGGTGCTAATTCAGTAATTACTAGAATAGGGTGTTATTATCATGATATCGGAAAAACAGAAAGACCATACTTTTTTGGTGAAAATCAAATGGGTGGGGATAATCCTCACAAGAATATAACTCCTAATTTAAGTACAATGATAATAAAATCTCATGTAAATGATGGTCTTGAATTAGCAAAAAAACATAACTTACCAAAGGTAATTCAAGATATCATAGCAGAACATCATGGAAATACAGTAGTTAAATATTTTTATTACACAATGAAAAATAGTGCTGAAGATCCAAGCGAAATAAAAGAAGAAGATTATATGTATGAAGGTCCGATACCAAGTTCAAGGGAAGCTGGAATAGTAATGCTTTCTGATAGCGTTGAAGCTGCTGTAAGGTCTATTAAAGAGCCTAATAAAGATAAGATTAATGAAATGGTAAATAGTATTATTGATGATAAATTATCATGCGGTCAATTAAATAATTGTGATTTGACATTAAAGGATATAGAAAAAATTAGAATATGTTTTTTAACTGCATTAAATGGTATATATCATCAAAGAATAGAATATCCTAAAGAGAAAATCAAAGATTTAAATGATGAAAATAATAAAATCAAAACTAAGGAGTAATTTAAATAATGATTTATGTAGATAACAGACAAAACAAATTAGAAGTAAATGATGGGTTGATTAAAAAACTATCAAAAGTAATAGAATTTGCATTAAAAGAAGAAGAAGTTGATTTAAAATGTGAAGTTTCTTTATTATTTGTAGATAATGATGAAATTAAAGAGATTAATAATGATACTAGAGGCATAAATAAAGAAACGGATGTATTATCTTTTCCTATGTTAGAATATAAAAATAAAAAGGTATTTAAGGAAGTATATAAAAATTATAAATTTTCTCAAACTGATTTTGATGGGGAAGAACTTGTACTTGGGGACATAGTACTTTCTTTAGAAAAAGCACTAGAGCAAAGCAAAGAATTTAATCACTCCTATGAAAGAGAAGCTTCGTATTTAGTAGTACATTCAGTATTACACCTTTTGGGATATGATCATATGGAGGATGAAGAAAAAAATGTTATGAGATGTAGAGAAGAGGAAATTTTAAACAAACTTAGTATAACTAGGGAATCCAATTAACAGTTAACAGTTAACAATGTACAATGAAGGAACAAATTCCTTTTGAATTTACAAAAATTGTATACAGATAGAAAAGTGTAAGTGCAACAGTAAACATTTAAAGCAAAAGAAAGAACTTTTTTAAGTTGAACTAAGAATTTATAAAAAACAAATCTCGCAGAGATTTGAACAATAACTGTTAATCGTTAATTGTAAACTGTTAATTGAACAAAGTGGGTGAAGGTAAATGAAGATAAAAAAAACTCTAGAAAGTTTTAACAATGCAATAACTGGGATTATAGACACTGTAAGAACTGAAAGAAATATGAAAATACACTTGATTGTATCTTTAGGTGTGCTAATTGTTAGTTTTTTCTTTGATATAACAAAATATGAGTTTCTTATTTTAGCAGTTACAATAACTATGGTAATGACAGCTGAATTAATAAATACATCTATAGAAGCAGCTATAGACATGACAACAAATTATTATCATCCATTGGCTAAAATAGCTAAAAATGCAGCTGCAGGTGGTGTACTAATTGCAGCTATAAATGCATTACTAGTTGGATACATTATATTTTGGGATAAATTATCTAATTTTTCATTTGATTTAATTAAAAAAGTTAAAAACTCAGAGCCATACACAATATTTATTGTATTAGTAATAGTTTGTATAGCAACAATAATAGCTAAAGCAATATTTGGGGAAGGAACTCCTTTAAAGGGTGGAATGCCAAGTGGGCATAGTGCCCTTGGATTTTCTATTGCAACTGCAATATCATTAATAACAGAAGAGCCAATTTGCATATTGCTTAGTTTCTTATTGGCATTTATAACTGCACAAAGTAGGGTTGATTCGGAAGTTCATAGTATTCTTGAGGTGATAGTCGGGGCGATCTTTGGAATATTATTAACTTTATTTATTTTCACTTTGTTTAGTCTTTAACAAACTTAGAATAATAATATATACAAAAATAAAAAAGTGATAAGCACAACCAAGATCATTTAAGGGAAGTTAACTCGTGCACGAGCTAACTAAGTTCGAGGAACCAAATGCATAAGGGAAGTTAACTAGCAGAGCTAGTTAACTAAGTTCCAATAATGAAATACAAGATTTGGATTATTACTTGTCTCACTTTGGGTACTCTATAATATTTGTACATTGTCAATTAACTTATAAATAGAGTATACTATTTATAAAATAGCAGAATGTTATTTAAGCTTTCTATAGAAGGCTTATTTCAAGGAGGAAAAAATGTTTAAATCAGGATTCGTTACAATAGTTGGAAGACCAAATGTAGGAAAATCAACTTTATTAAATTACATAATGGGAGAAAAGTTATCAATAGTTTCAAATAAACCACAAACAACAAGAAATAATATTCAAACAATATTAACAGGTGATGAGTATCAAATGGTATTTGTTGATACCCCAGGTATACATAAGCCTAAGCATAAATTGGGAGAATTTATGGTGAATTCGGCAAAAGAATCAACTAAAGATGTTGATTTAGTATTGTTTTTAACCAATCCAGACGAGGAAATAGGAAAAGGGGACAAATTTATATTAGAAACTTTAAGAGATAAAAAGTGCCCCGTATTTTTAGTTTTAAATAAAGTTGATGAAAGTACACAAGATAGAGTGGCAAAAAGTTTAGAAATGTACTCAAAAGAATTTAATTTTGCAGAAATCATACCTATATCTGCAATTAAGGGAAAAAATGTTGATGCATTAATAGAACTTATGAAAAAAGTTATGCCAGAAGGACCTAAGTATTATCCAGATGATATGATAACAGATGTTCAAGAAAAGTTTGTTGTATCTGAAATAATTAGAGAAAAGGCTTTAAGAACACTAAGAGATGAAGTACCTCATGGTATAGCAGTAGATATAATTCAAATGAAACAAAATGATATTGGTACATATCATATAGAAGTAGATCTAATATGTGAAAAAGATTCGCATAAAGGAATAATAATAGGTAAGAATGGGCAAACACTTAAAAGAATTGGAGAAACTGCTAGATATGAATTGGAAAAATTCTTAAGAGCTAAAGTTAATGTAAAGATATGGGTTAAGGTTAGAAAAGAGTGGAGAGATAATCAAAACTTATTAAAGGAATTAGGATATAAGCCTAAGAAATAGAATTAATTAATGATGAATAATGAAGGTGGAAATTACTTCGTAATTTCATCCACAATCATTAATTATTCATCATTAATTCTTAATTATTTATAGGGGATGATTAATCTGTCAATTTTTGAAACTAAAGCTGTTATTATAAAGACACAAGATTTTAAAGAAAATGATAAACTAGTTTGGTTTTATACCGAAAAGCTAGGCAAAGTTACAGCTGTAGTTAGAGGTGCCAAAAAAAGTAAAAGTAAGTTTTTAGCATTGACATTGCCTTTATGTTATGGTGAATATATGTTATATAAAGGCAAAAATTTATACACGCTCCAAGAAGGAAAGATAATCAACTCATTTCAAGGGCTTTTAAATGACTTATATAAACTTACTTATTCATCATATTTATGTGAACTCATAGATATTGCATGTTCTGATAATGAAGTTAATATTGAACTTTTCAAAAATTTAGTTACAACATTATATTTATTAAATACAGATGCAATAAATTATGAATTGCTAATAAGATCATTTGAATTAAAATTATTGAGAACTACAGGGTATAATTTAACATTGGATAACTGCAGTATTTGTAGAAAAAAGATATCTTCATCAAATTATATAAGTTTATCTTACTATGGAGGAATATGCGATGAATGTCCAAAAGAACATGGAGTATTCATATCAAAAGGTGCATATAATGCTTTGAGATTCTTGAGGAATCTGGATGTAGATAAGTTATATAGATTAAATTTAAATGATGAGATAAAAGATGAAATAGAAAAGGTGACTACTTTTTTTATATGCAATAATTATGCAAGAAAACCTAAAAGTTTGGATATGTTAAAATTTATTAAGGAGTGATAATTTATGGAAAAGATAACGTTAGAAAAAGTTGACATGGTACGTGAAAGAACAGGCGTAAGTTATGAAAAAGCAAAGGAAGCTTTAGAAGTATGTGAAGGAGATGTATTAGAAGCTTTAATATATATTGAAAAGACTCAAAGCATATTAAATGACAATAATGAATTTTCTAAGGAACCGGAAGAAAATAAAACTTCAATCTCCATAGAAGAGTTAAAAGCTTGGTTCAAACAAATGATAGAAAAAGGTAATGTAACAAGAATAAAGATTAAAAAAGATGATACTGAGTTAATTGATATTCCAGTTAATGCGGGAATTGCAGCTGGTGTAGTAGCTATTATTATTCCATCAATACTAGCAGCAGGAGTTATTGCAGCAATAGCAACTCAAATCACAATAGAGATAACTAAGGAAGATGGTTCTGTAGAAATAATAAACAAACAAGTTTCTAAAGTTGCAAATGATGTTAAAAATAAGGCAAATGATTTTGCAGATAAGGTTAAAAATAAAGTTAATGAAATGAAAAAAGATGCTAAGAATGATAGCTCTGATTCAAAACAAAATGTATATACTGGTTCTGATACAGTATATAGTTATACTGTTAACTTTGATGAAGAAAAAGAAAATTCAGAAGATTAATGATATTAAGATCAATATAGAGAAAAACAGACATAAAAATATTATAAAAGTATTATACAAGAAATAATTAGTAAATTTATTTGATTTTTCTGAAAATTTAGTCTAGTCAAACAATAATTACATGATATAATTAAAGAGTAATAAATATTAGCTAAATATTTCTTGCATTAGTAGAAAGAGGGATAAGATTGAAATTATCACCTAGACAAGAAGAAATAGTGTGCTTAGTTAAGGAAAATCAACCAATAACAAGTGAAGCACTTGCAGGGAGAATTGGGGTAACAAGAGCAGCACTTAGAGCAGATTTAGCAGTTCTTACAATGATAGGAACTTTAGCTGCTAGACCTAAAGTTGGATATGTATACTCTGGAAAATCTTCTAGTGGATTAGCCTATGCACATATAAGTAAAATCAAAGTGTCGGAAATAATGTCTAAACCAGTGACAGTAAGTGAAGATACAATGGTATATGATGCAATCGTATACCTATTTCTTAATGATGTAGGAACATTATTTATAGAAAACAATGGAGTACTTACAGGTGCAGTTTCTAGAAAAGATTTTCTTAAAATTTCAATAGGGGGAACGGATATACATAAAGTTCCGGTTGGCGTAATCATGACTAGAATGCCAAATATAATTTGTGCAAATGAAAATGACAATGCTTATGATTTGGCTAAGAAAATTATTGAACATGAAATTGATAGTATTCCAGTCGTTGAGATATTAAAAAAGATAGAAGGAAAAGACCAAATAAAAATAATTGGTAAGGTCTCAAAGACTAACATAACAAAATTATTTGTTAAACTTGGAGAAAATGAAAATTAATTATTAGGGTAACTACGAGACCTTAGGAAGGAATCGATAGTAATATATTGAGAAAATTATAGAAAAGAGGGAATATTGAGATGACAAATAAGTATGTATATCTTTTTAATGAAGGAAACACTTCAATGAAAAATCTACTAGGAGGAAAAGGCGCTAATTTAGCAGAAATGACTAATATAGGAATCCCTGTACCATTTGGATTTACTGTTACAACAGAAGTTTGTAATAAGTATTATGAAGATGGTAGAAAGATTTCTGATGAGATAATAGGTCAAATTTATGATAGCTTAGCAAAGCTTGAAGAATCTACTGGTAAAAAATTTGGAGATAATTCTAATCCTTTATTGGTTTCAGTAAGATCTGGTGCAAGAGTTTCGATGCCAGGTATGATGGATACTATTTTAAATTTAGGATTAAATGACGTTGCTGTAGAAGCTATGGCAGAATTAACTAACAATCCTAGATTTGCATATGATTCTTATAGAAGATTTATTCAAATGTTCTCTGATGTTGTTATGAATATAGAAAAAAGATTGTTTGAAAACAAGATAGAAGAACTTAAGGAAAAGAAAAACGTTGAATTCGATACAGATTTAACTGCTGATGATTTGAAAGAATTAGTTAGTGAGTTTAAAGAACTATATAAAAAAGAAAAAGGCGAAGAATTTCCAAGTGATCCAAAAGTGCAATTGATTGAATCTATAACAGCTGTATTTAGATCATGGGATAATCCAAGAGCGATAGTATATAGAAGAATGAATGATTATCCTGGAGAATGGGGTACAGCAGTAAATGTACAAGAAATGGTATTTGGTAATAAGGGAGAAACATCAGGAACAGGAGTTGTATTCTCTAGAAATCCGGCTAATGGGGATAATAAAATATATGGTGAATATTTAATGAATGCACAAGGTGAAGACGTTGTTGCAGGAATTAGAACACCACTTCCAATATCAAAATTAAAGGATCAAAATCCTACAATATATAAAGAATTTGAAGATATAGTTAATAAATTAGAATCTCATTATAGAGATATGCAAGATATGGAAATAACAATAGAAGAAGGTAAGTTATACTTCTTGCAAACTAGAAATGGTAAAAGAACAGCTCAAGCAGCTTTAAAGATTGCTGTTGATTTAGTTGAAGAGGGAATGCTTAGTAAAGAAGAAGCAATTTTAAAAGTTGAACCTAAACAATTAGATACATTGTTACATCCAGCATTCTATACTGAAGATTTAAAGAAGGCTGAGCCAATCGGTAAGGGGTTACCAGCATCTCCAGGAGCTGCATGCGGTAAGATTGCATTTACAGCTAATGAAGCCAAAGATAGAGCTGCTCTTGGCGAAGATGTAGTACTTGTAAGACTTGAAACATCTCCAGAAGATATAGAAGGTATGGTAGCTGCCAAAGGAATTCTTACAGTAAGAGGAGGCATGACATCTCATGCTGCTGTTGTTGCAAGAGGAATGGGAACTTGCTGTGTAGCTGGATGTGGAACTATTAGAGTTGACGAGAAAAAGAGAACTGTAGAAGTTAATGGAAAAGTTTATACAGATGAAGATTTTATCTCAATTGATGGTACTAGTGGTAATGTATATGGAGAAAAGATAAAGACAGTTACTCCAGAAATTTCAGGGCATTTTGCAATATTTATGGGATGGGCAGATGAAATAAGAAAATTAAAAGTTAGAGCTAATGCAGATAGTCCAAAAGATGCACAACAAGCAGTTGAATTTGGAGCTGAAGGTGTAGGTCTTTGTAGAACAGAGCATATGTTCTTTGCAGAAGATAGAATTATGGCTGTAAGACAAATGATTACATCTAAAGATCTAGAACAAAGAAAAGTAGCATTAGAGAAGATATTACCAATGCAAAGAGCAGATTTTATTGGTATCTACGAAGCGTTAGAAGAAAAACCTGTTACTATAAGATTATTGGATCCACCTTTACATGAATTCTTGCCAACAGCAGAAGCAGATATTAAAGAATTAGCAAAAGAAATGGGAATAGCTTTTGATGAATTAAAATCTACAGTTTCAGAGTTACATGAATTCAATCCTATGATGGGTCATAGAGGATGCCGTCTTGCAGTATCTTATCCAGAAATTGCAGAGATGCAAGCAAGAGCAATTATAGAAGCGGCTATAGAAGTTAAAAAGAATAAAAATTATGATATTGTTCCAGAAATAATGATTCCATTAGTTGGAGAAATTAAGGAATTAAAATATGTTAAAGATGTTATAGTAAATACTGTAAAAGAAGTTATGGAAGAAAAGGGAGTAACTTTAGAATATAAAGTTGGTACTATGATTGAAATTCCAAGAGCAGCTTTAACAGCTGATGAAATAGCTAAAGAAGCTGAATTCTTCTCTTTTGGTACAAATGATTTAACTCAAATGACATTTGGATTCTCAAGAGATGATGCAGCTAAGTTCTTAGGCTCATACTACGATAAGAAAATATATGAACAAGATCCATTTGGTAAATTAGATCAAACAGGAGTTGGGTCATTAATCAAGATAG
The DNA window shown above is from Clostridium beijerinckii and carries:
- a CDS encoding phosphohydrolase, coding for MNIKQNKQNNNKIQRIILFTFVFIIGYLLLATAITPKQYSLKEGDIPRVDIKAPRDTVDEKATKEKEEQALEKVGKQYTLRPEVKKEAEENTKALFEKLITLSTNSTVDANSTVDAKESEKITELKKLTSFQLTEEQCKVLIGITKDNLADLEIKTINIINKVYEKNINENDEVAIQGARGAAILEIDTLKLDNEVSSTLKPIIQTQINANVFFDEEKTNETIQEAQKNISKVIIKQNQIIVKEGEPVTQDQIDILSDLGMLNDENETVYLYVYLALAVFLAIVLFLQYNYIKLNYKEIFKSTKKLILISVINLISLILARTIGIISPFLIPFACAPMMLTLLLNYKISLVISTLNIIIIGALNGFDVQVMLLGIVSSILGATLLKKMQQRNELLYSTVNIAVVSAILTLSTGILISSNLRDVLIKAGITVIGGLLSGIFALGILPFLEGMFNEVTTLKLLELSNPNNPLLKKLLMEAPGTYHHSMLVANLAEMAAEEVGANSVITRIGCYYHDIGKTERPYFFGENQMGGDNPHKNITPNLSTMIIKSHVNDGLELAKKHNLPKVIQDIIAEHHGNTVVKYFYYTMKNSAEDPSEIKEEDYMYEGPIPSSREAGIVMLSDSVEAAVRSIKEPNKDKINEMVNSIIDDKLSCGQLNNCDLTLKDIEKIRICFLTALNGIYHQRIEYPKEKIKDLNDENNKIKTKE
- a CDS encoding rRNA maturation RNase YbeY: MIYVDNRQNKLEVNDGLIKKLSKVIEFALKEEEVDLKCEVSLLFVDNDEIKEINNDTRGINKETDVLSFPMLEYKNKKVFKEVYKNYKFSQTDFDGEELVLGDIVLSLEKALEQSKEFNHSYEREASYLVVHSVLHLLGYDHMEDEEKNVMRCREEEILNKLSITRESN
- a CDS encoding pyruvate, phosphate dikinase, with product MTNKYVYLFNEGNTSMKNLLGGKGANLAEMTNIGIPVPFGFTVTTEVCNKYYEDGRKISDEIIGQIYDSLAKLEESTGKKFGDNSNPLLVSVRSGARVSMPGMMDTILNLGLNDVAVEAMAELTNNPRFAYDSYRRFIQMFSDVVMNIEKRLFENKIEELKEKKNVEFDTDLTADDLKELVSEFKELYKKEKGEEFPSDPKVQLIESITAVFRSWDNPRAIVYRRMNDYPGEWGTAVNVQEMVFGNKGETSGTGVVFSRNPANGDNKIYGEYLMNAQGEDVVAGIRTPLPISKLKDQNPTIYKEFEDIVNKLESHYRDMQDMEITIEEGKLYFLQTRNGKRTAQAALKIAVDLVEEGMLSKEEAILKVEPKQLDTLLHPAFYTEDLKKAEPIGKGLPASPGAACGKIAFTANEAKDRAALGEDVVLVRLETSPEDIEGMVAAKGILTVRGGMTSHAAVVARGMGTCCVAGCGTIRVDEKKRTVEVNGKVYTDEDFISIDGTSGNVYGEKIKTVTPEISGHFAIFMGWADEIRKLKVRANADSPKDAQQAVEFGAEGVGLCRTEHMFFAEDRIMAVRQMITSKDLEQRKVALEKILPMQRADFIGIYEALEEKPVTIRLLDPPLHEFLPTAEADIKELAKEMGIAFDELKSTVSELHEFNPMMGHRGCRLAVSYPEIAEMQARAIIEAAIEVKKNKNYDIVPEIMIPLVGEIKELKYVKDVIVNTVKEVMEEKGVTLEYKVGTMIEIPRAALTADEIAKEAEFFSFGTNDLTQMTFGFSRDDAAKFLGSYYDKKIYEQDPFGKLDQTGVGSLIKIAVEKGKSTRPDIHLGICGEHGGDPSSIEFCHNIGLDYVSCSPFRVPLARLAAAQAQVKNKR
- a CDS encoding diacylglycerol kinase, encoding MKIKKTLESFNNAITGIIDTVRTERNMKIHLIVSLGVLIVSFFFDITKYEFLILAVTITMVMTAELINTSIEAAIDMTTNYYHPLAKIAKNAAAGGVLIAAINALLVGYIIFWDKLSNFSFDLIKKVKNSEPYTIFIVLVIVCIATIIAKAIFGEGTPLKGGMPSGHSALGFSIATAISLITEEPICILLSFLLAFITAQSRVDSEVHSILEVIVGAIFGILLTLFIFTLFSL
- a CDS encoding DNA repair protein RecO, encoding MINLSIFETKAVIIKTQDFKENDKLVWFYTEKLGKVTAVVRGAKKSKSKFLALTLPLCYGEYMLYKGKNLYTLQEGKIINSFQGLLNDLYKLTYSSYLCELIDIACSDNEVNIELFKNLVTTLYLLNTDAINYELLIRSFELKLLRTTGYNLTLDNCSICRKKISSSNYISLSYYGGICDECPKEHGVFISKGAYNALRFLRNLDVDKLYRLNLNDEIKDEIEKVTTFFICNNYARKPKSLDMLKFIKE
- a CDS encoding GTPase Era; translated protein: MFKSGFVTIVGRPNVGKSTLLNYIMGEKLSIVSNKPQTTRNNIQTILTGDEYQMVFVDTPGIHKPKHKLGEFMVNSAKESTKDVDLVLFLTNPDEEIGKGDKFILETLRDKKCPVFLVLNKVDESTQDRVAKSLEMYSKEFNFAEIIPISAIKGKNVDALIELMKKVMPEGPKYYPDDMITDVQEKFVVSEIIREKALRTLRDEVPHGIAVDIIQMKQNDIGTYHIEVDLICEKDSHKGIIIGKNGQTLKRIGETARYELEKFLRAKVNVKIWVKVRKEWRDNQNLLKELGYKPKK
- a CDS encoding ubiquitin produces the protein MEKITLEKVDMVRERTGVSYEKAKEALEVCEGDVLEALIYIEKTQSILNDNNEFSKEPEENKTSISIEELKAWFKQMIEKGNVTRIKIKKDDTELIDIPVNAGIAAGVVAIIIPSILAAGVIAAIATQITIEITKEDGSVEIINKQVSKVANDVKNKANDFADKVKNKVNEMKKDAKNDSSDSKQNVYTGSDTVYSYTVNFDEEKENSED
- a CDS encoding transcriptional regulator, with product MKLSPRQEEIVCLVKENQPITSEALAGRIGVTRAALRADLAVLTMIGTLAARPKVGYVYSGKSSSGLAYAHISKIKVSEIMSKPVTVSEDTMVYDAIVYLFLNDVGTLFIENNGVLTGAVSRKDFLKISIGGTDIHKVPVGVIMTRMPNIICANENDNAYDLAKKIIEHEIDSIPVVEILKKIEGKDQIKIIGKVSKTNITKLFVKLGENEN